A DNA window from Buttiauxella agrestis contains the following coding sequences:
- a CDS encoding capsule biosynthesis GfcC family protein: MKIKASMMCRSDKRSVIRHVFAALTLSTLVFNAYAAGNVTIYPQNQTIKNVERLADLVTQPVLANAWWPGAVISERQASAAAEQQHQKLLAQLSEFAAQEDGDDAAAINGMRQQMQAIHVTGRQFVDLDPDWVRVRPRANVPLQGEYSLWTGAQPTTITLMGLVSSPGEKPFVAGRSADEYLDGIDKLSGADRSYAWVIYPDGKTQKAPVAYWNKRHVELTPGSILFVGFSDRLFNSDFNSLNQQILNSLTHRRPD, from the coding sequence ATGAAAATTAAAGCCTCGATGATGTGTAGGTCGGATAAGCGCAGCGTCATCCGACACGTTTTTGCGGCGCTCACCTTATCCACCCTGGTATTCAATGCTTACGCTGCCGGAAACGTGACGATTTACCCACAAAATCAAACCATTAAAAACGTTGAAAGACTGGCTGATTTAGTCACACAGCCTGTGCTGGCAAACGCCTGGTGGCCGGGTGCCGTCATCAGCGAACGCCAGGCATCTGCTGCGGCAGAACAACAGCACCAGAAATTACTGGCTCAGTTAAGCGAATTTGCCGCGCAGGAAGATGGCGACGACGCCGCAGCTATCAACGGCATGCGCCAGCAGATGCAGGCCATACACGTCACCGGACGGCAGTTTGTTGACCTCGATCCGGACTGGGTGCGCGTTCGTCCGCGTGCCAACGTTCCGCTTCAGGGCGAATACAGCCTGTGGACCGGCGCACAGCCGACCACCATCACGCTGATGGGATTAGTCAGCTCGCCGGGCGAGAAGCCGTTTGTGGCCGGGCGCAGTGCCGATGAATATCTGGATGGCATCGACAAACTCAGCGGGGCTGACCGCAGCTATGCGTGGGTGATTTACCCGGACGGCAAAACGCAAAAAGCGCCGGTCGCGTACTGGAATAAACGCCATGTGGAACTCACGCCGGGCAGCATCCTGTTTGTCGGTTTCAGCGACCGACTTTTTAACTCTGATTTCAACAGCCTGAATCAGCAAATCCTCAACTCTCTGACCCATCGGAGACCGGATTGA
- a CDS encoding YjbF family lipoprotein: MQRLVILLSCLLLQACSDTTKGLGSSLWHSMVGDDGIQLTHDEIQNMRYASQYMRINNGPQIFVVLAFDENGQQKWVTQDRAMIVTEHGRIVKTTGLGDNLQQVTNLANDPLTNPNQIIDGASWTRQMAWTEHQQVRMATARSTFTWDGTDTLDIAMSTTPVRVLDEEITADGKTWHNRFWIDSEGHIRQSKQYLGPDYWPVNTILLKAAKE; the protein is encoded by the coding sequence GTGCAGCGACTCGTAATTCTTCTTTCTTGCCTGTTACTTCAGGCATGTTCCGACACCACCAAAGGCCTTGGCTCCTCGCTCTGGCACAGCATGGTGGGGGATGACGGCATACAGCTAACTCATGATGAAATTCAAAATATGCGCTACGCCAGCCAGTACATGCGCATCAATAACGGCCCGCAAATTTTTGTGGTGCTGGCCTTTGACGAAAACGGCCAACAAAAATGGGTGACGCAAGACCGGGCGATGATCGTCACCGAACATGGCCGCATCGTGAAAACCACCGGGCTTGGCGACAACCTCCAGCAGGTCACTAACCTGGCAAACGACCCGCTAACCAACCCGAATCAAATTATTGATGGCGCAAGCTGGACGCGGCAAATGGCCTGGACTGAACACCAACAGGTGCGCATGGCGACGGCGCGTTCCACCTTCACCTGGGATGGTACCGACACGCTGGACATAGCGATGAGCACCACGCCGGTTCGCGTGCTCGACGAAGAAATTACCGCCGACGGCAAAACCTGGCATAACCGCTTCTGGATAGACAGCGAAGGTCATATCCGCCAGTCAAAACAATATCTTGGCCCCGATTATTGGCCGGTTAACACCATTTTATTGAAGGCGGCAAAAGAATGA
- the yjbE gene encoding exopolysaccharide production protein YjbE: MKKVLYGAFAIFTLAAAGAANADPVSTGEAAGAQATNVSAGSSTATSASTVGSAVGVALAATGGGDGSNTGTTTTTTTSTR, from the coding sequence ATGAAGAAAGTTCTTTATGGCGCTTTCGCCATATTCACGCTGGCAGCGGCTGGCGCGGCAAATGCTGACCCGGTATCAACGGGTGAAGCAGCTGGCGCACAAGCAACGAATGTGTCCGCAGGGAGTTCTACTGCGACCAGCGCCAGCACTGTCGGGTCGGCAGTGGGTGTAGCACTTGCTGCAACCGGTGGCGGTGATGGTTCCAATACCGGGACCACCACCACCACGACGACCAGCACCCGTTAA